A genomic window from Vitis riparia cultivar Riparia Gloire de Montpellier isolate 1030 chromosome 16, EGFV_Vit.rip_1.0, whole genome shotgun sequence includes:
- the LOC117933965 gene encoding receptor-like protein EIX1 has protein sequence MVVCFVERLLFSFLVLVVVCAKAGLGNTVGCIEREREALLRFKHGLVDDYGILSSWDTRDCCRWRGVQCSNHTSQVVGLYLQEGSLRGEISSSLLELELLTHLDLSFNDFEGSSIPPFFACLPKIQYLILSNANFTGRLPSQFGNLSNLLSLDLSGNYHLHSGNLEWLSHLSSLRHLDLNSVNLSKAIHWSQAINKLPSLIHLNLQYCSLPPLTTPSFSPVNFSVPLAFLDLSWNDLTSSIYLWLFNFTTTLVHLDLSLNVDLNGLIPEAFGNMSSLEYFDLSSNQLQGSIPDTVGNMASLEELYLHDNKLEDEIPKSLSNLCHLQKLALQSNNLSGQLPQDLLACANDTLEILYLSYNQFTGSVPDLIGFSSLRVLYLGYNQLNGTLPTSIGHLTKLQWLDIGSNSLQGVISEAHLFHLSDLHTLDLSSNSLTFNMSLEWESCLIVRNNGKA, from the exons ATGGTTGTATGCTTCGTTGAACGCCTCCTTTTTAGCTTTCTTGTGCTTGTAGTGGTATGTGCCAAAGCTGGGCTTGGAAACACTGTGGGGTGcatagagagggagagagaagcTCTGCTTCGCTTCAAACATGGCCTTGTGGATGACTATGGCATTTTGTCTTCTTGGGACACAAGAGATTGTTGTCGATGGAGAGGAGTCCAGTGCAGCAACCATACTAGTCAGGTGGTTGGGCTTTATCTTCAAGAAGGTAGTTTGAGAGGTGAGATAAGTTCTTCATTGCTTGAATTGGAGCTCTTAACCCATTTGGATCTCAGCTTTAATGATTTTGAAGGGAGTTCCATACCTCCATTCTTTGCTTGTCTCCCCAAAATCCAATACCTCATTCTCTCTAATGCCAATTTCACTGGACGTCTTCCCAGCCAATTCGGAAATCTTTCCAACTTGCTTTCCCTTGATCTCAGTGGTAATTATCATTTGCATTCTGGAAATCTTGAGTGGCTTTCTCATCTTTCATCTTTAAGACACCTTGACCTGAATTCTGTTAACCTCAGTAAAGCCATCCACTGGTCACAAGCAATTAATAAACTCCCTTCTCTCATTCACTTAAACTTACAATACTGTAGCCTCCCTCCCCTCACCACTCCGTCTTTTTCCCCTGTTAATTTCTCTGTCCCTCTTGCCTTCCTTGATCTCTCTTGGAATGATCTCACTTCTTCAATATACCTATGGCTATTCAACTTTACTACCACCCTTGTTCATCTTGATCTCTCTTTGAATGTTGATTTAAATGGTTTGATTCCAGAGGCATTTGGGAACATGAGTTCCCTTGAATATTTTGATCTCTCCTCCAATCAACTTCAGGGTTCAATTCCAGACACAGTTGGGAACATGGCTTCTCTTGAAGAACTCTATCTCCATGACAATAAACTTGAAGATGAGATTCCAAAATCCTTGAGCAATTTATGCCATTTACAAAAGTTAGCTTTGCAAAGCAACAATCTCAGCGGACAGCTTCCACAAGACTTGCTGGCTTGTGCAAATGACACATTAGAGATTTTGTATTTATCATATAACCAATTCACAGGATCAGTTCCTGATCTCattggattttcatccttgagaGTGTTATATCTTGGTTATAATCAGCTAAATGGAACATTGCCTACAAGTATTGGACACCTTACCAAACTTCAATGGTTGGATATTGGTTCAAATTCATTGCAAGGTGTCATCTCTGAGGCTCATCTCTTTCATCTATCTGACTTGCACACTTTAGACTTATCCTCCAACTCTCTCACTTTCAACATGAGCTTGGAGTGG GAGAGCTGCCTCATTGTCAGAAACAATGGAAAAGCTTGA